The following coding sequences lie in one Musa acuminata AAA Group cultivar baxijiao chromosome BXJ3-1, Cavendish_Baxijiao_AAA, whole genome shotgun sequence genomic window:
- the LOC103995504 gene encoding oligopeptide transporter 5-like: MAEENYDSPIEQVRLTVPATDDPSLPCLTFRTWTLGLVSCVLLSFVNQFLGYRENQISLSSVCVQILALPVGRAMAAILPTTPIKIPLTNWSFSMNPGPFNLKEHVLITIFANAGAGGVYAVNIVTIMKAFYHRGINIIAALLLSETTQLLGFGWAGLFRKYLVDSPYMWWPGNLVQVSLFRALHEEEKRPKGGVSRFQFFLIVITCSFAYYVVPNVLFPSITAISVICLIWKKSVTAHQIGSGLHGLGVGSFGLDWSTIAGFLGSPLASPAFATFNILAGYIFLVYVIVPIAYWSNAYGSKNFPVYTSSLYDVYGKKYDLGRVLDQKTFTLNITEYEKYSDIRLSIMFAISYGLGFATLTATLAHVFLFNGSYILKLWRQTASKMHDNYLDIHGRLMKANYESVPQWWFHIILVVVTALAIFTCEGFGKQLQLPYWGILLAMAMAFIFTLPIGVILATANQEPGLNIITEMVIGYIMPGKPLANVVFKTYGYISMTQAHTFLSDFKLGQYMKIPPKAMFFVQLVGTVVASAVYFGTAWWLLGTITSICDTSKLPEGSPWTCPGDAVFFSASIIWGVVGPLRMFGPESIYSSLNYFFLAGALAPFFVWLLSRFFPQKNWIKLINFPVLLGATAMMPPAHAVNYTSWFVVGIIFNYYVYNKYKSWWGRYTYVLSAGLDAGTAFMAVLAFFALNNYNIYSVAWWGGEADDHCSLARCPTAGSYVPEGCPSFQ, from the exons ATGGCAGAGGAGAACTATGACAGCCCCATCGAGCAGGTAAGGCTCACAGTGCCGGCCACCGACGATCCGAGCCTGCCATGCTTGACCTTCCGAACATGGACCTTGGGGCTCGTCTCCTGCGTCCTGCTCTCATTCGTCAACCAATTCCTGGGCTACCGGGAGAACCAGATCTCCCTGTCGTCGGTTTGCGTTCAGATACTGGCGCTCCCCGTAGGCCGAGCGATGGCCGCCATCCTGCCCACAACACCGATCAAGATCCCGCTCACCAACTGGTCTTTCTCTATGAATCCTGGGCCGTTCAACCTCAAAGAGCACGTGCTGATCACCATCTTCGCCAACGCCGGTGCTGGCGGCGTCTATGCAGTGAACATCGTCACCATCATGAAGGCCTTTTACCATCGCGGCATCAACATCATCGCAGCGTTGCTGCTATCGGAAACAACCCAG TTGCTTGGATTCGGATGGGCCGGACTGTTCAGAAAGTACCTGGTGGACTCACCGTATATGTGGTGGCCGGGAAACCTCGTCCAAGTCTCCCTCTTCAG AGCACTGCATGAGGAAGAGAAGAGGCCCAAGGGTGGTGTGTCAAGATTCCAGTTCTTCTTGATAGTCATCACCTGTAGCTTCGCCTACTACGTTGTTCCCAACGTGCTGTTCCCATCCATCACCGCGATCTCCGTGATTTGCCTGATCTGGAAAAAGTCCGTCACCGCGCATCAGATTGGTTCCGGCCTCCACGGGCTCGGCGTCGGGTCTTTCGGCCTCGACTGGTCCACCATCGCCGGATTCCTCGGCAGTCCCCTGGCTTCACCAGCGTTTGCTACCTTCAACATATTAGCCGGTTACATCTTCCTCGTCTACGTCATCGTCCCCATCGCCTACTGGTCTAATGCGTACGGCTCTAAGAACTTCCCCGTGTATACGTCGTCCTTGTACGACGTCTACGGAAAAAAATACGACCTCGGCCGTGTTCTCGATCAGAAGACGTTCACCTTGAACATCACTGAATACGAGAAATACAGCGATATCCGTCTCAGCATCATGTTCGCCATCTCCTACGGGCTCGGCTTTGCGACACTGACGGCCACTCTCGCCCATGTCTTCCTCTTCAATGGCTC GTACATCCTGAAACTATGGCGCCAAACTGCATCCAAGATGCACGATAATTACCTAGATATCCATGGGAGACTAATGAAGGCAAACTACGAGTCCGTCCCTCAATGGTGGTTCCATATTATTCTTGTCGTCGTCACGGCACTGGCCATCTTCACCTGCGAAGGATTCGGCAAGCAGCTTCAGCTGCCTTACTGGGGTATTTTGCTTGCCATGGCCATGGCTTTCATTTTCACCCTGCCCATCGGAGTCATTCTTGCCACCGCCAATCAG GAACCGGGACTGAACATTATCACAGAGATGGTGATAGGTTACATAATGCCAGGGAAGCCTTTGGCGAACGTGGTATTTAAGACgtatggatacattagcatgaccCAAGCTCACACGTTCCTCTCCGACTTCAAGTTGGGGCAGTATATGAAGATCCCTCCAAAGGCCATGTTTTTTGTCCAG CTGGTGGGAACCGTAGTCGCCTCTGCAGTCTACTTCGGGACGGCATGGTGGCTTCTCGGCACCATCACGTCCATCTGCGACACCAGCAAATTACCGGAGGGCAGCCCGTGGACGTGCCCCGGTGACGCTGTCTTCTTCAGCGCGTCCATCATCTGGGGAGTCGTTGGCCCGTTGCGCATGTTCGGCCCCGAGAGCATCTACTCCTCCCTCAATTACTTCTTCCTCGCCGGGGCGCTGGCCCCGTTCTTCGTCTGGCTGCTGTCTCGGTTCTTCCCCCAGAAGAATTGGATCAAGCTCATCAACTTCCCAGTGCTCCTCGGAGCGACTGCCATGATGCCGCCCGCCCACGCAGTGAACTACACCTCCTGGTTCGTCGTCGGCATTATCTTCAACTATTACGTGTACAACAAGTACAAGAGCTGGTGGGGGAGGTACACCTACGTGCTATCGGCCGGTTTGGATGCCGGGACGGCCTTCATGGCCGTGCTCGCTTTCTTCGCCCTCAACAACTATAACATCTACTCCGTGGCATGGTGGGGAGGCGAAGCCGACGACCACTGCTCTCTCGCCCGATGCCCTACGGCGGGATCCTACGTGCCCGAAGGTTGCCCTTCCTTCCAATGA